Proteins encoded together in one bacterium window:
- a CDS encoding methylmalonyl-CoA mutase: protein MDSEISATELAERVREQERELAELRARLAEWEAAYGRVPKRDVSFTTVSGAPVKPLYTPLDIADDNYLDKLGFPGEFPFTRGPYTTMYRTRLWTMRQFAGFGTAEETNRRYKYLLEHGQTGLSVAFDFPTLMGYDSDHPRSLGEVGKCGVAVSSLADMETLFDGIPLDQVSVSMTINGPAIILFCFYVVAAEKQGVRPEALRGTVQNDILKEYMAQHAWIYPPEPALKLIIDMFEWASKNAPKYNPISISGYHIREAGATAAQELAYTLRNGFEYVERAMARGLDVDDFAPRLSFFFDVHNDFFEEIAKFRAARRIWAKRMRDVYGAKREESWRLRTHAQTAGVTLVAQQPENNIVRVAYQALAAVLGGTQSLHTNSMDETLALPTEKAVRIALRTQQILAYETGVTNTIDPLAGSYYVEALTDRLEREAEEIFAEIDRIGGVVRGIELGYFQREIAKSAERQQREIESGQRIVVGVNAFTQGNEDSKIEILKIGDEAERRQRERLAELRRRRDNGRVQSTLAELREAARKDENVVEPMLECVRAYCTLYEIRHALEEIYGAYREPVFF, encoded by the coding sequence ATGGACAGCGAGATCTCTGCCACGGAACTCGCCGAACGCGTGCGCGAGCAGGAGCGCGAGCTGGCCGAGCTGCGGGCGCGGCTGGCCGAGTGGGAGGCGGCGTACGGCCGCGTCCCCAAGCGCGACGTCAGCTTCACCACCGTCTCCGGCGCCCCCGTCAAGCCGCTCTACACCCCGCTCGACATCGCCGACGACAACTACCTGGACAAGCTCGGCTTCCCGGGCGAGTTCCCGTTCACCCGCGGGCCGTACACCACGATGTACCGCACGCGGCTGTGGACGATGCGCCAGTTCGCCGGCTTCGGCACGGCCGAGGAGACCAACCGCCGGTACAAGTACCTGCTGGAGCACGGCCAGACCGGCTTGAGCGTGGCGTTCGACTTCCCCACGCTCATGGGGTACGACTCGGACCACCCCCGCTCGCTGGGCGAGGTCGGCAAGTGCGGCGTCGCGGTCTCCAGCCTCGCCGACATGGAGACCCTGTTCGACGGCATCCCCCTCGATCAGGTCTCGGTCTCCATGACCATCAACGGCCCGGCCATCATCCTCTTCTGCTTCTACGTCGTGGCGGCAGAGAAACAGGGCGTGCGGCCGGAAGCACTGCGCGGCACCGTGCAGAACGACATCCTCAAGGAATACATGGCCCAGCACGCCTGGATCTATCCGCCGGAGCCGGCGCTCAAGCTGATCATCGACATGTTCGAGTGGGCGTCGAAGAACGCGCCCAAGTACAACCCCATCTCCATCAGCGGCTACCACATCCGGGAGGCGGGAGCTACCGCGGCGCAGGAGCTGGCGTACACCCTGCGCAACGGCTTCGAGTATGTCGAGCGGGCGATGGCCCGCGGCCTCGACGTGGATGACTTCGCGCCCCGGCTGTCGTTCTTCTTCGACGTCCACAACGACTTCTTCGAGGAGATCGCCAAGTTCCGCGCCGCCCGCCGCATCTGGGCGAAGCGCATGCGGGACGTCTACGGGGCGAAGCGCGAAGAGTCGTGGCGGCTGCGCACGCACGCGCAGACGGCCGGCGTCACCCTGGTCGCCCAGCAGCCCGAGAACAACATCGTGCGCGTCGCCTATCAAGCGCTGGCCGCCGTGCTCGGCGGCACCCAGTCGCTGCACACCAACTCCATGGACGAGACGCTGGCGCTGCCGACCGAGAAGGCCGTCCGGATCGCCCTGCGCACCCAGCAGATCCTGGCCTACGAGACGGGGGTGACGAACACGATCGACCCCCTGGCCGGCTCGTACTATGTGGAGGCGCTCACCGACCGCCTCGAGCGTGAGGCCGAGGAGATCTTCGCCGAGATCGACCGGATCGGCGGCGTCGTCCGCGGCATCGAGCTGGGCTACTTCCAGCGCGAGATCGCCAAGAGTGCGGAACGCCAGCAGCGGGAGATCGAGTCCGGCCAGCGCATCGTCGTGGGTGTCAACGCCTTCACCCAGGGCAACGAAGACTCGAAGATCGAGATCCTCAAGATCGGCGATGAGGCGGAGCGGCGGCAGCGGGAGCGGCTGGCGGAGCTGCGCCGGCGGCGGGACAACGGGCGTGTCCAGTCCACGCTGGCGGAATTGCGTGAGGCGGCGCGGAAAGATGAGAACGTCGTCGAGCCCATGCTCGAGTGTGTGCGTGCCTACTGCACGCTCTACGAGATCCGCCACGCGCTGGAAGAGATCTACGGTGCCTACCGCGAGCCGGTGTTCTTCTAG
- the mgtE gene encoding magnesium transporter: MPGAVVARVRHGTVPGGARVADGRGDDHGVRPDDAQPHDGLPRHGAATRPRPRPHDNRGGVHLHPLGRRREARGGGARGDARGGGGARVTSQEPRTAEEARERLDRIRVLIEEGREDNLPDLLSEFHPSDLADLIEELDEADRVRVLEMLPADIASETLAEMEREERPEELLASLDPTRIGELIAELSDDDAVNLIRDLDPEDQARVLAALPNLEAGLLRRLLRYDEESAGGIMTTELVAISVHLTAGEAIEEVRRQAREIGSEFYTVFVVDLLRRLVGTVSLQDLVLADPDTPLSELVEPPLATVSPDTDQEEVGRIIARYNMPSIAVVGPGNVLLGRITWDDVIDVIEAEQTEDILRLGGIVSEEQLRGGALDAVRSRLPWLFVNLFTASAAAAVVYAFQGTIEQIVILAAIMPIIAGMGGNAGTQALAVTVRRLALTEESAARRWGVVAKELMVGLVNGAALGVFVGLVSYLWRGDPMLGLVVLLAMWGNMILASIAGAFVPILLERLGADPAVASSIFVTTFTDVGGFFLLLGLATAVLL; this comes from the coding sequence GTGCCCGGGGCGGTGGTCGCTCGGGTTCGTCACGGCACGGTCCCCGGAGGAGCTCGAGTCGCGGACGGGCGAGGAGATGATCACGGTGTTCGTCCCGACGACGCCCAACCCCACGACGGGCTTCCTCGTCATGGCGCCGCGACGCGCCCTCGTCCACGTCCGCATGACAACCGAGGAGGCGTTCACCTACATCCTCTCGGCCGGCGCCGTGAAGCCCGAGGAGGCGGCGCTCGCGGCGACGCGAGAGGTGGAGGAGGAGCGCGCGTGACGTCGCAGGAGCCCCGGACTGCGGAGGAGGCGCGCGAGCGCCTGGACCGGATTCGCGTCCTCATCGAGGAGGGCCGGGAGGACAACCTCCCGGATCTCCTCTCCGAGTTCCATCCGAGCGACCTGGCAGACCTGATCGAGGAGCTGGACGAGGCCGACCGGGTCCGTGTCCTCGAGATGCTGCCGGCGGACATCGCGTCGGAGACGCTCGCCGAGATGGAGCGGGAGGAGCGGCCGGAGGAGTTGCTCGCCTCCCTCGACCCGACGCGCATCGGCGAGCTGATCGCCGAGCTCTCCGACGACGACGCCGTCAACCTGATCCGGGACCTCGACCCCGAGGACCAGGCCCGCGTCCTCGCCGCGCTGCCGAACCTGGAGGCCGGCCTGCTGCGGCGACTCCTGCGCTACGACGAGGAGTCCGCGGGCGGCATCATGACCACGGAGCTGGTCGCCATCTCCGTCCACCTGACGGCCGGGGAGGCGATCGAGGAGGTCCGCCGCCAGGCGCGCGAAATCGGTAGCGAGTTCTACACGGTCTTCGTGGTGGACCTGCTGAGGCGGCTGGTCGGCACGGTGAGCCTGCAGGACCTGGTCCTCGCGGATCCGGACACCCCGCTGTCGGAGCTGGTCGAGCCGCCGCTGGCCACGGTGTCGCCGGACACCGACCAGGAGGAGGTCGGCCGGATCATCGCCCGCTACAACATGCCGTCCATTGCCGTTGTCGGGCCGGGGAACGTGCTGCTGGGCCGGATCACCTGGGATGACGTCATCGATGTCATCGAAGCGGAGCAGACCGAGGACATCTTGCGGCTCGGCGGCATCGTCTCCGAGGAGCAGCTCCGCGGTGGCGCGCTGGACGCGGTCCGCAGCCGCCTGCCCTGGCTGTTCGTGAACCTGTTCACGGCCTCCGCCGCCGCCGCGGTGGTGTACGCGTTCCAAGGGACGATCGAGCAGATCGTGATCCTGGCGGCCATCATGCCGATCATCGCGGGCATGGGCGGCAACGCGGGCACGCAGGCACTGGCGGTGACCGTGCGCCGCCTCGCGTTGACGGAGGAGAGCGCCGCCCGGCGCTGGGGCGTCGTCGCCAAGGAGTTGATGGTCGGCCTGGTCAACGGCGCAGCCCTCGGCGTCTTCGTGGGCCTGGTGAGCTATCTGTGGAGGGGCGACCCGATGCTCGGGCTCGTCGTGCTGCTCGCGATGTGGGGCAATATGATCCTGGCCTCCATCGCCGGCGCGTTCGTCCCCATCCTGCTCGAGCGCCTCGGCGCCGACCCCGCCGTGGCCTCCTCGATCTTCGTCACCACGTTCACCGACGTCGGCGGCTTCTTCCTCCTCCTGGGACTCGCCACCGCCGTGCTGCTATGA
- a CDS encoding methylmalonyl Co-A mutase-associated GTPase MeaB, whose translation MAEGSGTQPAGLGVAEARLLEDFLAGKRPALARAISIVENGRPGAQALLQALHGRLGRARRIGITGPPGAGKSTLVAALTTALRARGDTVAVVAVDPSSPFTGGALLGDRIRMGEASLDPGVFIRSMASRGSLGGLALTTKEVADVLDAFGFDHVLIETVGVGQSELDIAAAADTTVVVLVPESGDSIQAMKAGLMEIADVFVINKADRPGAERLAREVELMLHLRAGRGMHRLPAHHGVDLSRIRRRQEAAEPAEGEGAAATGEAGGAGGGRSEGWAIPVLQTVASTGQGVDALVEALDHHHAWLQASGELGRRRRRRLAERVREAVDRGLRQRAWTEAGGEAILEQSLPALEAGTITPYEVAERIVRAAVG comes from the coding sequence ATGGCTGAGGGTTCCGGCACGCAGCCGGCCGGCCTCGGCGTGGCCGAGGCGCGGCTGCTCGAGGACTTCCTGGCGGGGAAACGGCCCGCGCTGGCGCGCGCGATCTCGATCGTCGAGAACGGGCGGCCGGGAGCCCAGGCGCTGCTGCAGGCGCTGCACGGGCGGCTCGGTCGTGCCCGCCGCATCGGGATCACTGGGCCGCCCGGGGCAGGGAAATCCACGCTGGTGGCGGCGCTGACCACGGCACTGCGGGCCCGCGGCGACACGGTCGCCGTCGTGGCGGTGGATCCGAGCTCGCCGTTCACGGGCGGGGCCCTGCTGGGCGACCGGATCCGGATGGGCGAGGCCTCGCTGGATCCGGGGGTGTTCATCCGCTCCATGGCGTCCCGCGGCTCGCTGGGCGGGCTCGCCCTGACGACCAAGGAAGTGGCGGACGTGCTGGACGCGTTCGGCTTCGACCATGTGCTGATCGAGACGGTCGGGGTCGGACAGTCGGAGCTGGACATCGCCGCTGCTGCGGACACGACCGTCGTCGTGCTCGTCCCCGAGTCCGGCGATTCGATCCAGGCGATGAAAGCCGGGCTCATGGAGATCGCGGACGTGTTCGTGATCAACAAGGCCGACCGGCCGGGCGCCGAGCGGCTCGCGCGCGAGGTGGAGCTGATGCTCCATCTGCGCGCCGGGCGGGGGATGCACAGGCTTCCGGCGCACCACGGCGTGGACCTGAGCCGCATCCGGCGCCGGCAGGAGGCAGCCGAGCCGGCGGAGGGCGAGGGCGCCGCGGCGACAGGAGAGGCGGGCGGGGCGGGCGGCGGCCGGTCGGAGGGCTGGGCGATCCCGGTCCTCCAGACCGTGGCGTCGACCGGCCAGGGTGTGGACGCACTCGTCGAGGCGCTGGACCACCACCACGCCTGGCTCCAGGCCTCCGGCGAGCTGGGCCGCAGGCGCCGCCGGCGCCTGGCGGAGCGCGTCCGCGAAGCGGTGGATCGCGGCTTGCGCCAGCGGGCCTGGACAGAGGCGGGCGGCGAAGCGATCCTCGAACAGTCGCTGCCCGCGCTCGAAGCGGGCACGATCACGCCTTACGAAGTGGCGGAGCGAATCGTCCGCGCGGCAGTGGGGTAG